From the genome of Lotus japonicus ecotype B-129 chromosome 6, LjGifu_v1.2, one region includes:
- the LOC130726676 gene encoding protein SEMI-ROLLED LEAF 2-like — protein MSMVSGVISRQVLPACGSLCFFCPTMRARSRQPVKRYKKLIAEIFPRNQEEGANDRKIGKLCDYAAKNLLPIPKIVNALEQRCYKELRNENLHSTKIVMCIYKKFLFSCKEQMFSLWANTLSYIS, from the exons ATGAGTATGGTTTCCGGAGTCATTTCCCGTCAAGTTCTGCCTGCTTGTGGCAGTCTTTGTTTCTTCTGCCCTACCATGAGAGCCAGGTCCAGACAACCTGTCAAGAGGTACAAGAAGCTCATCGCTGAGATTTTCCCTCGTAATCAG gAGGAAGGGGCGAATGATAGGAAAATAGGAAAACTATGTGATTATGCTGCCAAAAATCTTTTACCCATCCCAAAG ATTGTGAATGCCCTTGAGCAAAGGTGTTACAAGGAGCTACGAAATGAGAATTTACATTCAACAAAaatagtcatgtgtatttacaAGAAATTTCTGTTTTCTTGTAAAGAACAAAT GTTCAGTTTATGGGCGAACACTCTCTCATATATCAGTTGA